GCCCTGTCCTTCCGCAAGATCACCCGCCACTGCAGCGAGCGCATCGCGCGCCGCGCCTTTGAACTGGCGATGAAGCGCAACAAGAAGGTCACCGCTATCCACAAGGCCAACAGCTTCCACATGACCGACGGTCTGTTCATGGAATGCGTGCGCGACGTGGCCAAGGAATTCCCCGAAGTCACCCTCAACGACCTGCTGGTGGATGCCTCCACCGCCCACCTAGTGCGCAACCCGGAGCGCTTTGACGTGCTGGTGGCGACCAACTTCTACGGCGACATCATTTCCGACCTGGCCAGCGAGCTCTCGGGCAGTCTGGGACTGGCTGGCTCGATGATGGCCAGCGACACCCACTGCTGCGCCCAGGCGCAGCACGGCTCGGCACCCGACATCCAGGGACAGGACAAGGCCAACCCGGTGTCGATGATCCTGTCCTGCGCGATGCTGCTGCAGTGGCTGGGCGAGAAGCGTGGCGTGCCCGCGCTGGAAGCCGCCGCCAAGGCGATGGACGTGGCCGTGGACAAGGTGCTGGAAGACCCGGCCTCGCGTACGCCCGACCTCGGCGGTTCGACCGGCTGCCAGGCTTTTGCCGACAAGGTGGCCCAGGCCCTGCTGAACGCCTGAGGCAACGAGGTCCCTCATGTTCCTCGGATGCATCGCAGACGACTTCACCGGGGCGACCGACCTGGCCAACAACCTGGTCCGGTCGGGCATGCGGGTGGTGCAGACCATCGGCATCCCGACCGAACCACCGCCCGCCGATGCGGACGCGGTGGTGATCGCCCTCAAGACCCGGACCATCGCGCCTGACGCGGCGGTCGCGGAATCGCTCCAGGCCGGACGCTGGCTGCGTACCAACGGGGCGCGCCAGATCTACTTCAAGGTGTGCTCGACCTTCGATTCCACCGACGAGGGCAACATCGGACCGGTGACCGAGGCGCTGATGGACGAACTGGGTGCGAACTTCGTGCCCGTCTGCCCGGCTTTCCCCGAGAACCAGCGCACCATCTTCAATGGCTACCTGTTCGTGGGCAACGGTCTGCTGAGCGAGAGCAGCATGCGCAACCACCCGCTGACGCCAATGCACGACCCGAATCTGGTGCGAGTCATGCAGCGTCAATGCAAGCGGCAGGTCGGTCTCATCGACCACCGCACGGTCCATGCTGGCTCGGGCGCGGTCAAAGAGCGTATCGACCTGCTCAGGCAATCAGGCACCGAGCTGGCCATCGTGGACGCCACGTCCGACGAGGACCTGCTCATCATGGGCCGTGCTTTCGCTGGCGTGCAGCTGCTGGTGGCGGGCTCTGGTGTGGCGCTGGGCCTACCGCAGAACTTCGGCATTGCACCCAGTTCGCAGGCGTCCCGGCTGCCCACGGCCCGCGGGCACAAAGCGATCGTGTCGGGCAGCTGCTCGGTGGCGAGCAACGAGCAAGTGGCGACTTTCAAAGCCAGGGGCTACGCCTCATTCGCCATTCACCCGCTGCGCGCGGCCAAGGGCGAAGACCTCATAGGTGCGTGCCTCGACTGGGCCAAGTCCCGACTCGGGGACGAACCCATTTTGATCTACGCGACCGCTGAACCCCAGGCGGTTAAAGAAACGCAGGCCATTCTGGGGGTGCAGGCCGCAGGAGAACTCACGGAGCACATCCTCTCCTCCATCGCCGCAGGCTTGGTCGCGCAAGGCGTGGGCCAACTGGTGGTTGCCGGTGGCGAAACATCGGGTGCCTGCGTCAAGGCCCTGGGCATTGCCAGCATGCGCATCGGCCCGCAGATCGACCCAGGTGTACCGTGGTGCCATGCCCCTGAGAACACGGCTGCACCCCAAGGACTGCACATCGCACTGAAGTCGGGCAACTTTGGCACGCCGGACTTCTTCACCAAGGCGTTCGGGGTGCTGGCATGAGCGCTGGACAGGAGATGCCGCTGTGACCGAAGCCGAACTTCGCACCGAGATCTGCCGGGTCGGCAAGAGTCTGTTTGACCGCGGTTATGTGCATGCCACGGCGGGCAATATCAGTGCCCGCCTGGCGGACGGCTTTCTCATCACGCCCACCGACGCCTGCCTTGGATTTCTTGAGCCTGAGGCGCTGGCCAAGGTGGCGCTCGATGGGACACAGATCAGTGGCCAGCGGGCCAGCAAGACGCTGGTGCTCCACCGAAGCATTTATGCAGCAGAGCCCGAGGCGATGTCCGTCATCCACACGCATTCGACCCACCTGGTGGGCACCAGCCTGACCAGTGCCTGGACCCAGGACGAGTTGCTCCCCCCCATCACGCCGTACTTTGTGATGAAGGTTGGTCATGTGCCACTGATCCCTTACCACCGACCTGGTGACCCCAGGGTTGGTCAACTGGTGGCACAGGCAGTTGCCAAGCATGGAGCAGCAGGGCGAAAGATTCGTGCCGTGATGCTGGACCGGCTCGGTCCAAATGTCTGGCACAGCTCGCCCGCAGCCGCCATGGCCACGCTGGAAGAACTGGAAGAAACCGCCAAGCTCTGGATGCTGGCCAGTCCCAAGCCAGTCCCACTGAGCGAAGAGGCGATCGCCGAACTCCGAGAACATTTCGGCGCCAGCTGGTAAAGCCGCGCCGCAGCAGACGGTTGCCCCATCGGGAACAGGTCCAGTCGGCCTGTTTCACCGATACCTTCAGCGCAGACCCCAAAGAGGGCCGCGCCAACCCCCCGACGGATTCCCAGAAGAGGAGACAAGCATGATGAACGCCGCACGTGCGCGCAGCATTTTGGCTGGACTGCTGTGCGCCTTGATGGGCACTGGATTCGCAGCCGACACGTTCCCGAACAGAGGGCTCACGCTCATCGTTCCTTACTCTGAGGGCGGCAGCTCGGACACGCGTGCCCGGCAGATTGCCCGGCACATGGCAACCCATCTCGGCCAGCCTGTGCAGGTGGTCAACCACGCCGGTGACGGTGGAAACAAGGGCACAGACCTCATTGCCAAGGCACGTCCCGACGGCTACACCTTCGGGCTCGGCAACCTGGCTCCGATGACCGTCAACCGCCACCTCCATCCCGGGCTCCCCTTCAACCCCAGAACGGACTTGCGGGCCATCGGAATGATCGAGCGCGGCCCCCTGGTGCTGGTGGTCGCCGCCGACGCCGACGTCTCCAGCGCCCAGGCGCTGCTGGACAAAGCGAAGACAACCCCGCGCAGACTGCGGTATGCCTCGGCTGGTGTCGGCGGATCTTTTCACCTGGCGGTCGAGCTGCTGGAGCAGCAGGTGGGCTTCACTGCGCAGCATGTGCCTTTTGACGGCGGCGGCAAAGCCACGGACGCCCTGATCCAGAAACAGGTGAACTTCAAGTTCGACGGCGTGCCGTCGGCCATGGCTTTGCTGGCGGAGGCCCCCCCCAAGATCAAGGTGTTGGCAGTGGCCAGCCGTCGCCGCTCGCCGGTCTTGCCAAACGTCCCGACGTTTCGGGAACTGGGCATCGATGGCCTGGAGGTATCGAACTGGCTGGGACTGGTGGCGCCATCGGGTACCCCCGATGCGGTCATCGAACGGTTGAACCAGGCTCTGCAGTTCTCTTTTTCCCAGCCCGATGTCGGATCGGTCATCACCCGCCAAGGGAACGAGCTGGGTGCTGGACCGCCCATGCACTTCGACGCCTTCATGTCGGCAGAGTCGTACCGATGGGGCCGGCTGATTCGCGACAAAAAGATCTCCCCCTGACCCAGCCAGGGTGGTCCGTGCAATTTCGCGGGCCAAACGAACCGCTCCCACGCCCGCTAAGAAAACGCACTTTATGTTTCTAATATTTTCTTGGAACAATTTTCTTGGTGTTTTCCATGAGTAAACAAGACAAGTATGTGTTTTATCATTGCTTGAGACGATTCGTACAGATGGCTTTGCGCATACTCAACGTATCCCGAAGGCTCTGCCCGACTGTCCTGACCGGTCCATACCGGTGACCCTATCTATCCACCGTTCAGAGGTACATCAAATGAAGACTTGGACCAGGCGCTACCTGATTTCCATCATCCCGGCGCTGTTTGTTTCAACTGGCGCTTATGCCCAAGACTGGGCCCCGAACAAGCAAGTGACCATCGTGGCGCCGGCCGGTGCAGGCGGCGGCCTGGACATGGTGGCGCGCACCATGGCCAAGGTGTTCGACGCCAAGAAAATCGTGACCCAGCCGATCACGGTCGAAAACAAACCCGGCGGCGGCCAGGTCACAGGTACGGTGGAGTTCGCCACCAAGGAAGCGCGCAACGATCACAAGCTGATGATTGCGTCGACCCCGTTCATCCTCAACCACATCAAGCGCGACGGCAACAGCCCCATCGGCCCGGACCAGATTTACCCCCTGGCCATGCTGCAAGTCGACTACGGCGTGATCGCCGTGCGCGCCGACTCCAAGTTCAAGACCCTCAAAGAGCTGGTGGATGCGGTCAAGGCCAACCCGGCCAGCGTGCAATTCCTGGGCGGCGGTGCCCCCGGCACCTGGGACCACCTGAACACCATCCTGGTGGTGCGCAAGGCCGGTGTGGACACCAAGGCCTTCAAGTACAACTCGTACAACAACGGCGGTGAGGCGCTCACGGCTCTCCTCGGTGGTCACGGCGAAGCCATGACATCCGATGTGTCCTCCATCAAGCAATACGTGCAAGCTGGCAAGGTCCGTGTGCTGGGCGTTTCCTCTCCCACTCGTCTGGCAGAAGACGACGTGATGAAGAGCGTTCCCACCTACAAGGAACAAGGCTTCGACGTCACCACCGCCAACTGGCGTGGCGTGTTTGTCGGCAAGGATGTCTCACCCGCGGCAAAAGCCTATTGGGGCAAGAAGGTGGCCGAGCTGGTGGCAACGCCAGAGTGGAAAGAGGAGCTCAAGAAGCAAGGCGTCCTCAATGAGTACAAGGACGCCAAAGGCTTCTATGCCCACCTGAAGGAAGAACTGGGCGACTACACCGACAGCTACAAAGAACTCGGCATGGCCAAGTAAGGCGGTCCGAACCTCTGCATATCTGTGTTTGACGAGCCCCAGCGCTGGACAGCGCTGGGGCTGTCATGTGTTTCTGGCGCCGATGGCGCATGAAGTTTGAGGATCCAGTCCATGTTTGATCGAGTATTCAACCTGATTCTGGTGGTCCTGGGAGTCGCGCTGTATTGGCATTCCGACACCATGACCACCGAATTGACCAGCGGCAACATTGGCCCGGAGGTTCTGCCCCGGGTGCTGGCCCTCGCGCTGGTCTTCACCGCCGGGCTGAACCTGGTCACGGTCATGCGAAAGCAGCCTGCCGGCCGCAAAAGCACTGACGACGAAGACAGTGGAGCCAGCAGCGCCTACACGAAGTTTCTGATTCTCGTGGGTCTCTTGGTGGCCTACACCCTGCTGCTGGAGCCGCTGGGTTACGTGATTTCCACTTTCCTGTTCCTGCTGGCGGCCATCCAGACGATGGAACGCGGCCACCTGCTCAAGTCTGCGGTCATTGCGGCCGCGTTTTCAGGCGGCGTCTACCTGCTGTACGTCAAGGTCGCCCTGGGCTCCCTGCCCCCCTTGCCGTTTCTTGAATAACCCATAAGGCTCGTCGTGGAAGCTCTTCAATACCTGTCGCAGGGCCTGGGGGTTGCGCTGCAACCCATCAACCTGCTGTTCGCATTCATCGGTTGCCTGCTGGGCACCTTGGTCGGCGTTCTGCCGGGCATCGGCCCCATCAGCGGCGTGGCGCTGCTCATTCCGGTCACCGCCTCCATCACCAGCGGCATGCCCGCTGCCGAAGCAGCCACCAGTTCCATCATCCTGCTCGCCGGTGTGTACTACGGCGCCATGTACGGTGGTTCGACCACCGCGATCCTGATCAACACACCCGGCGAAAACTCTTCGGTGTGCACGACCCTGGACGGCTATCAGATGGCCAAGAACGGCCGCGCAGGCGTTGCTTTGGCCATCTGCGCGATCGCTTCTTTCGTGGCCGGTCTGATCGCCTGTGTCGGGCTGATCTTCCTGGCCCTTCCCCTGGCGGAGTTGTCGCTGAAGTTCGGACCTGCCGCCCAGTTCTCGCTGATGATCCTGGGCCTCTGCGCACTGAGCAGTCTGGCGGCCAAGTCGCAGCTCAAGGCCTTTGTCATGACACAGTGCGGACTGATCCTGTCCACAGTGGGTGTGGACCCGATCTCGGGTGTTGCCCGCATGACCTTCGGCTACACCGAGCTGTACAGCGGCATCGAATTCCTGACGCTTGCGGTCGGCATGTTCGCCCTGGGTGAAGTCTTCAAGACCATCATCACCCGTGACTACGCCTCCGGCGAACCCATCAAGGTGGGCAGCCTCCTGCCCAGTGCACAGGACCTGAAAGACAGCACGCCCTCCATCCTGCGCGGCTCGCTGCTGGGCTTTTTCCAGGGCCTGATTCCTGGCAGTGGCGCCACGTTGTGTTCGTTCATGGCCTACACGGTGGAAAAGAAGCTGAGCAAGAACGGCAAGAACTTTGGCAAAGGTGCCATTGAAGGCGTGGCCGCCCCCGAGGCCGCCAACAACGCTGCGGCCGGCGGCGCCATGATTCCCTTGCTGACCCTCGGCATTCCCGGCACCGGCACCACGGCTGTGCTGATGGGCGCGCTGATCATGTTCAACATCACCCCCGGGCCGCTGCTGTTCCAGGAGCACCCGCAAGTCGCCTGGGGCCTGATCGCCAGCATGCTGGTCGGCAACGTGATGCTGCTGGTGCTCAACCTGCCCCTGGTCAAGGTGTTTGCCAAGGTCATCGAGACGCCGCCCACCTATCTGATCCCGGGCATCCTGGCCA
This Hydrogenophaga taeniospiralis DNA region includes the following protein-coding sequences:
- a CDS encoding isocitrate/isopropylmalate dehydrogenase family protein gives rise to the protein MKILVLPGDGIGPEIVAASLKVLTAASQKFALGLSFDHDDVGFTSLEKNGTTLRDETLAKARTYDGIILGTQSHADYPAPEKGGRNVSAGFRIGLDLYANVRPARTRPFLESNMRPGKTMDLVIMREATEGFYPDRNMTRGWAELMPSPDMALSFRKITRHCSERIARRAFELAMKRNKKVTAIHKANSFHMTDGLFMECVRDVAKEFPEVTLNDLLVDASTAHLVRNPERFDVLVATNFYGDIISDLASELSGSLGLAGSMMASDTHCCAQAQHGSAPDIQGQDKANPVSMILSCAMLLQWLGEKRGVPALEAAAKAMDVAVDKVLEDPASRTPDLGGSTGCQAFADKVAQALLNA
- the otnK gene encoding 3-oxo-tetronate kinase, which translates into the protein MFLGCIADDFTGATDLANNLVRSGMRVVQTIGIPTEPPPADADAVVIALKTRTIAPDAAVAESLQAGRWLRTNGARQIYFKVCSTFDSTDEGNIGPVTEALMDELGANFVPVCPAFPENQRTIFNGYLFVGNGLLSESSMRNHPLTPMHDPNLVRVMQRQCKRQVGLIDHRTVHAGSGAVKERIDLLRQSGTELAIVDATSDEDLLIMGRAFAGVQLLVAGSGVALGLPQNFGIAPSSQASRLPTARGHKAIVSGSCSVASNEQVATFKARGYASFAIHPLRAAKGEDLIGACLDWAKSRLGDEPILIYATAEPQAVKETQAILGVQAAGELTEHILSSIAAGLVAQGVGQLVVAGGETSGACVKALGIASMRIGPQIDPGVPWCHAPENTAAPQGLHIALKSGNFGTPDFFTKAFGVLA
- a CDS encoding aldolase produces the protein MTEAELRTEICRVGKSLFDRGYVHATAGNISARLADGFLITPTDACLGFLEPEALAKVALDGTQISGQRASKTLVLHRSIYAAEPEAMSVIHTHSTHLVGTSLTSAWTQDELLPPITPYFVMKVGHVPLIPYHRPGDPRVGQLVAQAVAKHGAAGRKIRAVMLDRLGPNVWHSSPAAAMATLEELEETAKLWMLASPKPVPLSEEAIAELREHFGASW
- a CDS encoding Bug family tripartite tricarboxylate transporter substrate binding protein; its protein translation is MMNAARARSILAGLLCALMGTGFAADTFPNRGLTLIVPYSEGGSSDTRARQIARHMATHLGQPVQVVNHAGDGGNKGTDLIAKARPDGYTFGLGNLAPMTVNRHLHPGLPFNPRTDLRAIGMIERGPLVLVVAADADVSSAQALLDKAKTTPRRLRYASAGVGGSFHLAVELLEQQVGFTAQHVPFDGGGKATDALIQKQVNFKFDGVPSAMALLAEAPPKIKVLAVASRRRSPVLPNVPTFRELGIDGLEVSNWLGLVAPSGTPDAVIERLNQALQFSFSQPDVGSVITRQGNELGAGPPMHFDAFMSAESYRWGRLIRDKKISP
- a CDS encoding Bug family tripartite tricarboxylate transporter substrate binding protein; amino-acid sequence: MKTWTRRYLISIIPALFVSTGAYAQDWAPNKQVTIVAPAGAGGGLDMVARTMAKVFDAKKIVTQPITVENKPGGGQVTGTVEFATKEARNDHKLMIASTPFILNHIKRDGNSPIGPDQIYPLAMLQVDYGVIAVRADSKFKTLKELVDAVKANPASVQFLGGGAPGTWDHLNTILVVRKAGVDTKAFKYNSYNNGGEALTALLGGHGEAMTSDVSSIKQYVQAGKVRVLGVSSPTRLAEDDVMKSVPTYKEQGFDVTTANWRGVFVGKDVSPAAKAYWGKKVAELVATPEWKEELKKQGVLNEYKDAKGFYAHLKEELGDYTDSYKELGMAK
- a CDS encoding tripartite tricarboxylate transporter TctB family protein, with protein sequence MFDRVFNLILVVLGVALYWHSDTMTTELTSGNIGPEVLPRVLALALVFTAGLNLVTVMRKQPAGRKSTDDEDSGASSAYTKFLILVGLLVAYTLLLEPLGYVISTFLFLLAAIQTMERGHLLKSAVIAAAFSGGVYLLYVKVALGSLPPLPFLE
- a CDS encoding tripartite tricarboxylate transporter permease; translated protein: MEALQYLSQGLGVALQPINLLFAFIGCLLGTLVGVLPGIGPISGVALLIPVTASITSGMPAAEAATSSIILLAGVYYGAMYGGSTTAILINTPGENSSVCTTLDGYQMAKNGRAGVALAICAIASFVAGLIACVGLIFLALPLAELSLKFGPAAQFSLMILGLCALSSLAAKSQLKAFVMTQCGLILSTVGVDPISGVARMTFGYTELYSGIEFLTLAVGMFALGEVFKTIITRDYASGEPIKVGSLLPSAQDLKDSTPSILRGSLLGFFQGLIPGSGATLCSFMAYTVEKKLSKNGKNFGKGAIEGVAAPEAANNAAAGGAMIPLLTLGIPGTGTTAVLMGALIMFNITPGPLLFQEHPQVAWGLIASMLVGNVMLLVLNLPLVKVFAKVIETPPTYLIPGILAISVFGVYAVQVSIFNLLLMTASGVAAYFLAKNDYPIAPLVLALILGPLIENNLRRGMNLYNGDWFQFLSDPASIVFLTIAVLWVGIPQVMKLRGKTVLVEDA